Proteins encoded in a region of the Cyclopterus lumpus isolate fCycLum1 chromosome 23, fCycLum1.pri, whole genome shotgun sequence genome:
- the ccdc3a gene encoding coiled-coil domain-containing protein 3a → MSSTALLLAALGVFAHLDTFTHGCQLPSEWRPLSEGCRAELAEIIVYARVLAIHREPLGGGPGSLYNSLPVGFGYGYEGAEEGLLYSAEVELLCDQAWGSMLEVPTGSRLNLTGLGYLSCQSHTVMENYSYFFFLRMDDNYNILPHGVNFQDAIFADTSDNRRMFSSLFQFSNCTQGSQPFHTFSPEWDTQEDSRLLCSSVQAALFEEEERGRKMQERLAAAERRNRQLKERVRKVKRSLGNARKAARKAEQEARELQERLEAAGRRAGHHLNAITQEEPPPGRYVSTTIRKRMQL, encoded by the exons ATGTCGTCCACGGCCCTCCTCCTCGCAGCGCTCGGCGTTTTTGCGCATCTGGACACTTTTACGCACGGGTGCCAGCTCCCTTCCGAGTGGCGGCCGCTAAGCGAGGGCTGCCGGGCGGAGCTGGCGGAGATCATCGTGTACGCCCGGGTCCTGGCGATCCACCGGGAGCCCCTGGGCGGCGGGCCGGGCAGCCTGTACAACTCACTGCCGGTCGGGTTCGGCTATGGGTACGAGGGCGCGGAGGAAGGGCTGCTGTACTCTGCGGAGGTGGAGTTGCTGTGCGATCAGGCCTGGGGCAGCATGCTGGAGGTGCCCACTGGATCAAGGCTCAACCTGACCGGACTGGGGTACCTGTCCTGCCAGTCCCACACTGTGATGGAGAACTACtcctacttcttcttcctcag GATGGATGACAACTACAACATCCTCCCCCATGGGGTCAACTTCCAGGACGCCATCTTCGCCGACACGTCTGACAACCGGCGTATGTTCTCCAGCCTCTTCCAGTTCTCCAACTGCACCCAAGGGAGTCAGCCTTTCCACACCTTCAGCCCGGAGTGGGACACCCAGGAGGACAGCAGG cTGCTGTGCTCCTCCGTGCAGGCCGCGCTgttcgaggaggaggagcggggcCGCAAGATGCAGGAGCGGCTGGCCGCGGCGGAGAGGAGGAACCGGCAGCTGAAGGAGCGCGTGCGCAAGGTGAAGCGCTCCCTGGGGAACGCGCGCAAGGCCGCGCGCAAGGCCGAGCAGGAGGCACGCGAGCTGCAGGAGAGGCTGGAGGCCGCGGGCCGGAGGGCGGGGCATCACCTCAACGCCATAACGCAGGAGGAGCCGCCGCCCGGGCGCTACGTCAGCACGACGATACGCAAGAGGATGCAACTTTAA
- the optn gene encoding optineurin, which translates to MASGGPVMNGDISRSAGQSCPLEETLQQMHILIQENRELKEALRQTNMTMKERFEDLSAWREKQRQERDFLESRLEEARGRMEELTLQNQELSTRRDGRTGAAPAELLAASSNQNRAELDALCAQIARLQAEKNDLVSMNSELQLKADQDSHDDSFIEIIRVSDEGVNGVCGLERSRRPDLSMAASRLESEEMTVSQLLQSLRNETQRAERLQAELQFSAARIRELEERKTGVEKATQTPEAETKEDSGKEEKAASEVENLKSQTMTLFKELQQAQSKLDEAEGMKKNLQDRCREVEQDVVTLKAQLVEKQAVQTENDRLKLQVDSMQAQSLIEQRKNGEERNNLAQLKDAYTKLYEDYNELMEEKKKRESVLVQKAVVDELQDRLSVAEEALAVKQNHIDNMKQEIFSKEEELQTISVFQAQAEVYSSDFYAERAAREKLHEERERLAAQLEYVKKQNSQLQEELDSLGRHSLNEMQKRHVSLGGNPHGAGASLVGRGTNWQHQGNIPEHACPKCNEILPDLDSLQIHIMDCIN; encoded by the exons ATGGCGTCCGGAGGCCCCGTCATGAACGGCGACATCTCTCGCTCTGCCGGTCAGTCGTGCCCGCTGGAGGAAACCCTGCAGCAGATGCACATCCTCATCCAGGAGAACCGAGAACTGAAAG AGGCCCTGCGTCAGACCAACATGACGATGAAGGAGCGCTTCGAGGATCTGTCGGCGTGGCGGGAGAAGCAGCGGCAGGAGCGCGACTTCCTGGAGagcaggctggaggaggctcGGGGCCGCATGGAAGAGCTGACCCTCCAAAACCAGGAGCTGAGCACGAGGAGGGACGGAAGGACCGGGGCAGCTCCGGCAGAATTGCTG GCGGCGTCATCCAATCAGAACAGAGCAGAGCTGGACGCCCTGTGCGCCCAGATTGCTCGCCTGCAGGCAGAGAAGAACGACCTGGTGAGCATGAACTCCGAGCTGCAGCTGAAGGCGGACCAGGACTCGCACGACGACTCCTTCATTGAAATCATCAGGGTCTCg GATGAAGGCGTGAAcggtgtgtgtggtttggagCGCAGCCGACGTCCGGACCTGAGCATGGCGGCGTCCCGACTGGAAAGCGAGGAGATGACCGTCAGCCAGCTCCTCCAGTCCCTGAGGAACGAGACGCAGCGGGCCGAGCGGCTGCAGGCCGAGCTTCAGTTCTCTGCTGCCAG GATaagagagctggaggagaggaagacgggCGTGGAGAAAGCAACCCAGACCCCCGAGGCCGAGACCAAGGAGGATTCTGGGAAGGAGGAAAAG GCAGCGTCCGAGGTGGAGAATCTGAAGTCTCAGACGATGACGCTGTTCAAGGAGCTGCAGCAGGCCCAGAGCAAGCTGGACGAAGCTGAAGGCATGAAGAAGAACCTGCAGGACAG ATGCCGGGAGGTGGAGCAGGACGTGGTCACTCTGAAGGCTCAGCTGGTGGAGAAGCAGGCTGTTCAGACGGAGAACGACCGGCTGAAGCTGCAGGTGGACAGCATGCAGGCTCAGAGCCTGATTGAGCAGAGGAAGAACGGGgaggagag GAACAACCTGGCCCAACTGAAGGATGCCTACACCAAGCTGTATGAAGACTACAATGAGCtcatggaggagaagaagaagagagag TCTGTGCTGGTGCAGAAGGCGGTGGTGGACGAGCTGCAGGACCGGCTGAGTGTCGCCGAAGAGGCCCTGGCTGTGAAACAGAACCACATCGACAACATGAAGCAGGAGATCTTCagcaaggaggaggagctgcagacgATATCCGTGTTCCAGGCTCAG GCGGAGGTCTACTCCTCTGACTTCTACGCAGAGCGAGCAGCGAGGGAGAAACTCCACGAAGAGAGGGAGCGTCTGGCTGCTCAGCTGGAGTACGTGAAGAAGCAGAACAGccagctgcaggaggagttgGACTCGCTGGGCAG GCATTCGCTGAACGAGATGCAGAAGAGACATGTGTCACTGGGAGGGAATCCACACGGAGCCGGCGCCAGTCTGGTCGGAAGAG GTACCAACTGGCAGCATCAGGGTAATATTCCCGAACACGCCTGTCCCAAGTGCAATGAGATCCTGCCGGACCTGGACTCCCTTCAGATCCACATCATGGACTGCATCAACTAA